The following are from one region of the Fusarium keratoplasticum isolate Fu6.1 chromosome 4, whole genome shotgun sequence genome:
- a CDS encoding MFS domain-containing protein has translation MSSTKNNPQSLSSTHLEDATDIKHAADNNRVDPEVAKYASAAAIEIDNETNKRLKRMIDKRVLLVMMVTYFLQALDKGTISFASIMGIVDDTRLVGQQYSWLTTIVYIAVLVVEYPTNWIIQRISVAKYLAANIICWGAVLALHAACRNFGGLLAVRFFLGALEACCQPCFVFLSGMWYRRSEQSTTVVLWYAMNGLQQIVGGLLAYCFSNIPDKSPIHSWQALFITYGCITVLWGLFVLWWMPDSPMKSKCFSEDDKKLMVERVRSNQSGLQNRKFRVEQIYEALRDPQTYAFGMIQICTTLPNSGLNAFSALLVKSFGFDVLQTQLLSMVLGAVMIIIMFGAVWVDRKTGQPIYAMAASVIPSIAGTVVLMTVERTSKANEIGLLLAYYVTISFWACSALCLSLITRNVAGQTKRSFVIATNFLCWAVGNCIGPQVFRSNDAPRYFIAFSVHVACYGVLAATLLLLRAYYAYSNRVRDKRTEDGEITVDSTLAHGFEDKTDKENLNFRYHY, from the exons ATGTCGTCAACGAAGAATAATCCTCAGTCCCTCAGTTCCACGCATCTCGAGGATGCCACCGACATCAAGCATGCTGCCGATAATAACAGGGTCGACCCAGAAGTCGCAAAATACGCTTCTGCGGCTGCCATCGAGATCGACAACGAGACCAACAAACGACTGAAAAGGATGATTGACAAGCGAGTTCTGCTCGTCATGATGGTGACATACTTCCTTCAGGCACTTGACAAAGGAACGATCTCGTTTGCCTCGATCATGGGGATCGTGGATGATACTCGGCTCGTCGGGCAGCAG TACAGCTGGTTGACAACCATTGTCTACATCGCGGTTTTGGTAGTTGAATACCCGACGAACTGGATCATACAACGCATCTCGGTGGCCAAGTATCTCGCAGCCAACATCATCTGCTGGGGCGCTGTGCTTGCGCTCCATGCGGCCTGTCGAAATTTTGGAGGCTTGCTTGCCGTCCggttcttcttgggagcCCTTGAAGCTTGTTGCCAGCCATGTTTCGTGTTCCTTTCAGGCATGTGGTACCGACGTTCTGAACAAAGTACGACAGTGGTTCTTTG GTATGCCATGAACGGCTTACAGCAGATCGTCGGGGGTCTCCTGGCCTACTGTTTCTCGAACATTCCCGACAAATCCCCTATTCACTCTTGGCAAGCACTGTTTATAACGTACGGATGTATCACCGTACTTTGGGGACTCTTTGTTCTCTGGTGGATGCCCGACTCTCCAATGAAGTCAAAGTGTTTCTCCGaggacgacaagaagctcatggTCGAGCGCGTTCGCAGCAATCAGAGTGGACTGCAAAACAGAAAGTTTCGAGTAGAACAGATTTACGAGGCTCTGCGAGACCCGCAAA CGTACGCGTTTGGAATGATTCAGATCTGCACCACCCTTCCCAACTCTGGCCTCAATGCTTTTTCAGCACTTCTGGTCAAGAGCTTTGGCTTCGATGTCCTCCAGACACAACTTCTGTCCATGGTTTTGGGTGCTGTCATGATAATCATCATGTTCGGCGCCGTTTGGGTGGATCGAAAGACCGGACAGCCCATTTACGCCATGGCTGCATCGGTGATTCC CTCAATTGCCGGTACCGTGGTCCTCATGACTGTTGAACGCACAAGCAAGGCAAATGAGATCGGTCTGCTCCTGGCCTACTACGTCACGATATCATTTTGGGCCTGCTCTGCCTTATGCCTCTCCCTAATCACCCGGAATGTCGCGGGCCAGACCAAGAGATCCTTTGTCATCGCTACCAACTTCCTATGCTGGGCTGTAGGAAACTGTATCGGGCCTCAAGTATTCCGCTCCAACGATGCTCCTCGATACTTCATCGCATTCTCAGTGCACGTCGCTTGCTATGGTGTCCTAGCCGCAACGTTGCTATTGCTACGGGCCTACTATGCGTACAGCAACAGGGTCCGGGATAAGAGAACAGAGGATGGTGAGATTACCGTGGATAGTACGCTCGCGCATGGATTTGAAGACAAGACAGACAAGGAGAATTTGAACTTTAGGTATCACTACTAG